DNA sequence from the Papio anubis isolate 15944 chromosome 7, Panubis1.0, whole genome shotgun sequence genome:
ctactaaaaatacaaaaattagccaggcatggtggcacacacctgtagtcccaggtactcgggaggctgaggcaggagagtcagttGAACGtggcaggaggaggttgcagtgagccaagatcacgccactgcagtctagcctgggcaacagagtgagactccatctcaaaaaaaaaaccaaaaaaaaaaaccatttaaaaaaaataaataaatatgtgtcaaCACATAAAGGATCTTTTCGGAATTGTGGGGCTGAAACTTTTAAATCTGTCCCCttgaataaatatgtgtgtatgagagagagagaaagagatgttaCCAAGTGAATATCTGCATCCACTGTAATAGTATcaactccaggccgggcgcggtggcccacgccactttgggaggctgaggcgggcggatcaggaggtcaggagattgagaccatgctggccaacatggtgaaacccactaaaaatacaaaaaattatccggggccgggcgcggtgtctcacgcgtgtaatcccagcactttgggaggccaaggcgggcggatcacgaggtcaggaaatcgagaccatcctggctaacaatgtgaaaccccatctgtactaaaaatacaaaaaattagcggggtgtggtgtcgggcgcctgtagtcccagctaccaggcaggctgaggcaggagaatggcgtgaacccggaaggcggagcttgtagtgagccgagatcgcgccactgcactccagcctgggcgacagagcgagactccgtctcaaaaaaaaaaaaaaaaaaaaaattatctgggcgtggtagtgggcgcctgtagtcccagctactcgggaggctgagacaggagaatagcgtgaacccgggaggcggagcttgcagtgagccgagatcgtgccactgcactccagcctgggtgaaagtgcgagactccatctcaaaaaaaaaaagtatcaactGCTGCTCTTTTCATTTATCACTGCAGATGTGGTCAAAGGTGAAAAGATTCTTCCAGTATTTGATGAGCCACCAAATCCAACCAACGTAGAAGAGAGTTTgaagagaattaaagaaaatgatgctTATCTTGTTGAAGTTAATTTGAATAATATAAAGGTAAGTGTGCTAGTCAGAGTGGTTTTGTATTGCTTTGAGTCGGCTGAACCTAGGATGAGAGCTGGGCAGTTGATAAAATAGTCTAATTCTTTCTACTTTAAGGTAAAGTTTTTGCTCTTACCAGTATGCTGACACAGGTTTCTTCATATTTTAGATACTGAAGTGTTATGGTATAGTATTTTCTCACTTGCTTTTTGAGAAATTTATCATCTAAAAATGTAAACCCTACAAACTGTCAGAATAAATCTCTCGGGTTTTCTAAATACCGCTTCTAAGAACATTTAGCCTCTTGGGTCTTGCTTTTGTAAAATTTGGTTccttagctaggtatggtggtgcatacttgttatcccagctatctgggagactgaggctggaggatggcctgaacccaaaagtttgagaccagcctgggcaacgtagtgagacctgcCACCgccccatcttaaaaaataaaacctggttttttttgaggtaaaatttaaatatggtaAAAATCTCCCTTTTAATGTACAGGTCTATGAATTTTGACAGGTGCATACAATTTTGTACAACCACCATTACACTCAAGATGTAGAATGTATCTGTCACTGCAAAAGTTCTCTCATACCCCTTTGTAGTCATTCTCTGCCCCCCAGCTctagcccctgacaaccactgacctattttctttccctatcattttgccttctccagaatgtcatataaatggaatcctatagtatgtagcctttggGGTGTGACTtcttagcataatgcatttgagattcattcCTGGTGAGTGTGTCAGATACGCTGcagtttgtttatctgttcatcagttgGTAGACATATGGGTTCCTTCCAGTTTGGGATGGTTATTAATACAGCCACGATATACTTTCAcacacaggtttttgtgtgaacatgctTTAAATTCTCTTGAGTAATCACCTAGGAATAGGCTTTCTGGGATCTTACTTTGAGTTTTAAACAATGCAACTGTTCCCTGgagtaaggaaagaagaaattaggAGGGCATAGGGGTAATTAATCACCGAAGAGTAAACTCAGATTATCTAGATATTAGCCATTGTGTAAAAGCTTCATTAtaaattccttattttaaaacttgatttttttgaactgggggacaaggggaggagAGCATCTGGAAATCACGAGCCTAGGGAAGAAAGCCTCTGTGCTCCTCTAGGGAGTAATCCTTCCTGTGAGTGGAGGAAGGAAAGCCTCAGAGAAAGCTTATATTCATAATTGATTactcacttttttgtttgtttgtttgtttgttttttgagacggagtctcgctttgccgcccaggctggagtgcagtggctgaatctcagctcatggcaagctccgcctaccgggtttacgccattctcctgcctcagcctcccgagtagctgggactacaggcgcctgccacgtcgCCCcactagtttttttgtagtttttagtggagacggggtttcaccgtgttagccaggatggtctcgatctcctgacctcgtgatccgcccgtctcagcctcccaaagtgctgggattacaggcttgagccaccgcgcccggcctgtttgtttgtttttttgttttttttgagacagagtctcgctctgttgcccaggctgcaatcttgactcactgcaccctctgccccgccccacgttcaagcgattcttgtgtctcagccttctgaatacctgggattacaggcacccaccatcacacctggctaatttttgtatttttagtagagatggggtttcatcgttggccaggctggttttgaactcctgacctcaagtgatttgaccaccctggcctccctatgtgctgggattacaggtgtgagccactgcacccggcctattttaatttttttaatttggtccCTGTGTATCCCTTTCTCTAAATAAACAGTAATGATCTGAAAATAACCAGGCTAAGGGGAATTGAAGTCTCAGATACTACTGAGAAAAACCAGCATCTTCGatactttattttctctccttcaagTAGTGTAGGGTTAATCTCTCTTAGTACTTTGTAGCTTAAACTAAGTGACTGAGAACAGTCTGTCTGCCTCAGGAATCATACTCCATCAGAGATGGGCTCCTTCATCTCTCTCCTTGTAGAAAAGTAAAtccacttttattttcatataaaaagaataatgaaggccgggagcggtgactcacgcctgtgatcccagcacactgggaggccaaggagtgtggatcacccaaggtcaggagttcgggaccagcctgactagcataatgaaaccccatctctactaaaaatacaaaattagccagacctggtggcgcatgcctgtaatctcagctacttgggaggctgaggcgggagaattgcttaaaccccggagatggaggttgcagtgagctgagattgcgccattgcactccagcctgggcaacaagagtgaaactccgtctcaaaataaataaataaatacatacatacatacaaagaaTAATGAAAGGTGAGAAtagtgagaatttttttaaatctaagtgCTAGAGAAATGGTGTTATGTGCACTGCTCTGAGTCAGTAGTTTATGCAAATGCTCCATCATAAATAAGTCAGATAAATGTGGAGAAAACtgcattatttgttttcatttgtagaCTAATTCTTACGAGTTTGTGTAACTTctgaattttaaagcaaaaaaaaaaaatttgattaatGGAAactaaatataatgaaaattgaAATGTAATGATGTTTTATATTATTGTCTTTCAAGAATATCCCAATTCCAACCCTAAAAGATTTTGCAAAGGCTTTGGAAACCAACACACATGTGAAATGTTTCAGTCTTGCAGCCACCCGGAGCAATGACCCTGTTGCTACTGTAAGTAAGCTACTTGAGAATATCAAAATTATGACATACCCAGGGTGTGTTACAGTGGTGATTTTTATGAACGAGATTTACCCCTTTATTTTATAGTTAATCTTTTAGCTCACTATGAGGCAGTATATTACTTACCacctttttgtgtttattttttcctgtatttccttcCTATGAATTTTTCCCCCTCCCAGCTTCCCCCTCCTTcctatgaattttttaaaacataaatggaatcatatagtgtaTGCTGTTCTGCAACTTGATTTTTTACTCTACGTTTTATCTTTAAAGTTTTGTTGTATCAATACTTAGGGATCTACCACATTATTTTAACATCTTCAGAGGATTCCATTTATGGATCCTTAGTGGTggatttttgttaaatgcttttgctgtgtctcttgagatgatcatatggtttttgtcctttattctgtcaATATGGTATATTGATTGACttttatatgttgaaccaacctttcattcctgagataaatcccacttgatcatggtataaACCTTTTGTTTCACTTGGCTTTGAGAATATCACTCACTCCATTGAGGGCTCCCCTTACCTCAGTGGACAGTCCTTCTCAAAGCCCTGAACTGGTTTCTCCACATCTCTTCAACTTCTAAATATTGGAACGGCCCAGAACTTGGTCCTTCTTTTCTCAGTCTATATTGACTTCCTGGGTAatctcagaaatatatatattatctccATATACTTGCTGATGCCTCCCGGTGTTGTTATCTACAGTTTGTATCTCTCTCCGGAATTCTGTATTCATGTTCAGCTACCTCCTCAGCAGCTTTACTTGGATGTCTAATTTACATCTTACATGTAAGTCCTTAaccaaactcctgacttccatCCTGTGCCTGcttttctctgctcttttctATCTTACTAAATGCAATTTCAATCTTTAATtgctcaggcaaaaaaaaaattataatggaatAATTCTTGACATCCCTTTCTTGCAACCTTAAACATACCTTTAGCcctatcttcaaaatatttcagaatccAACCACTTCTCACCATTTTCACAACTACCACCTAGACCCAAGCCACCATCTTTTCCCACCTGGATTGTTGCAACAGCCTCCTAATTGAGTTACCTTCATCTATTTTACCTACCCCAAAATCAATTCTTTACATAGCACTAAGAGTGATTCTTTTAAACTTAAGTTAAATTATCTCATTCCTATTCGGAGAACCCTCTAGCAGCTTCCCATCTCATTAAgagtaaaaatcaaaatctttCAGTGGCCTTATAAGGCTTCACATAAGTCAATCTCATCTCCTTTACTTGCCCTTTCTTTCATTCTACTCTAGCCATACAGCCTTCTTCAACATGGCATGTTGACTCCCAAATCAGGGCCCGTACCTTTGTTCCTTCTGCTTTGAACTTTCTTCCTAAAATAATCCACATAACTTCACCTTATCACTTTGACTCTTTGCTCAAAAGTCACCTTCTAGGTGAGGCTTTTCCTGACCATGCTATATAAAATACCAACCCCACTTCCACCCCCAGTACTCCCCCTCTACCCTattgtgccttttttctttttaccttctaACATTGCACTTTGCTTACTTTTATTATCTGCGTCCCTCCCCAACTAGAAGGAACATTCTGCCAGGCAAGGaccaatatgttttatttctgaatctCTAGAACAGTGCTAATCAAATAATAGACCATCagtaatatttgaataaatgtatgGATAAGGGATTTGTTCCAGCTCACATAGCTAGTTGTTGCTAATAGAAAGGACAAGTATGTAGGTATCAGCCACAGTTTTTTGTAGTATCTCTACCCCTTATTGCCTTTCCTTTAACTTTAAGCTTGGTCTTACCCATATTTTCTGTAGTTTAAGCTTGCTTTTAATCCCCCTACGGGGCTGTTTTATATAAACTCATGatcgttcttttttctttctctttccttcccctccttccttcccttcttctctctcctacctctctgtctctttctctttccttcccagtctccctcctctttcttttttcacttgtaGGCTTCTGTTAATTAATCAATAtggtatttattaagcactgagTCAAATGTCTAATACTGTGCCGTATCCTATGAGAAGTGAAACAGAAGCAGATTGAAGACATACCATTACTTGAGGAATTTAATACGTCATTAGCCCCTTCTTCTCAATGGCCTTTGTGCTCTTCTGGTTCTGGTTATCTGTGTTCTTTTCTGGCCTTCTGCCTTGACCACTTTTTTGGCCCCTGCCTTGGAAATTAGTACATAATTTACCCTCATTTTGGCTTCACATGGTCCAGCTATGGCAAGACccaaataagaaaagatgttCCAGGGACATTGATGAAGTTGGTCTGACACAGAAACtgaaagagtgagagagacagaagaaagaagcatGAAGTAGGGAATGAGGAGTAGAGAATGTCACCAACAGGGAATTACACGTGACCAAAAAATCTAAAGATTATGACAGGGTGCATATGAAAAATAggtacaggccaggtgcagtagctcacaactgtaatcccagcactttgggaagtcgaggtgggtggattgcttgaacccaggagtttgagaccagcctgggcaacatggtgaaaccccatctctacaaaaaaatacaaaaattagccgggcatggtggtgcacaactgtagtctcagctactcaggaggcagacgtgggaggatcagttgagcccaggaggcagaggttgcagtgagctgtgatcgtgccactgcactccagcctgggtgacagggcaagaccctgcctcaaaaaaaaaaaaaaaaaaaaaaaaagaaaagtagatacAGTCATCCATGGGTTCAACCAACttcagatcaaaaatatttgggaaaaaaaattctatggaTTTCTAAAAGCAAAATCTGAATTTGCTGTATGCCAGATACTGTGTTGAATCcacaaaaatgaaatgatgtgtaggcattgtattaggtatatTAAGTAACCTAGAGATAATGAAAAGTATAAAGGAGGATGTGTGCaggttgtatgcaaatactatgccattttatataaggcagTTGAGCATCTGAAGATGTTGGTATCTGCAGGTGGTCCTGGAACGAATCCCCAATgaatactgagggacaactgtaccTGTGAGAGCTATGGGCTACTGTGTCAAACTGAAACAACTAATGACAAACATTAAGGCAGTTAtgttaattaatatatttgtttatgaCATGTACAATATGTAGTAGGTACTATATCAAATTTTcatctcttaatattttctttaatttctaggCTTTTGCAGAAATGCTGAAAGTGAACAAAACTTTGAAGAGCTTAAATGTGGAGTCCAACTTTATCACAGGAGTTGGGATTCTGGCACTGATTGATGCGTTAAGAGATAATGAAACCCTGGCAGAGCTCAAGATTGACAATCAGGTCAATGTTCTACAACAATAACGTCGAGGAAGCTACAGCCCACACTGCTATGTAGGGCTTGGCGACTCAGGATGGGGATGGGAGGTGGGCTGTCAGGGATCCCTGTTGAAAGATTCTGGGCTGAATGGAGAGCGGACATTTGGGGTATCTAGAATATTAGTGTATATAACAGTGTATACAATGTAAAGGTGTATACTCTCCCTAGATCATTTTAAGAGAATTTAGATGGCTATCTAGTTTGAACTGAGAGGACTTTTACCTGTGACCTAGTCCACCTTCCAATTTTTCAGCTCTGTGCTGGCAAGGTCCACATTGTAGGGTCTTTGTAAGTAAGAGGCAGAGAGATACATGTTAGCAATGTTTCCATCCAGATtagctattaatttttttatttgaaaaaataactccagttatttgaaaaaatatttggtaaatgtcTCCTTCAGTCCTTCAAACAACTTTTGTAAACTATGAAGGTAGAAAAGAGGATTATGTCTTAAAATTTAACCCAGTGCTTCTTAatccatgtttttaattttttattgagatataattacatacagtaaaattcactttttaaaaatatacagttaaatggtttttagtatatttgtgGAGTTTTACAGCCATTaccactaattccagaacattttcattaccccacaaagaaaccccatacccttTAGCAGTCGCTCCCCATTCACCCCTCTCACCAGGCTCTGGCAATCACTCAtccactttctgtttcttaggatttgcctattctggacagcTTGTATCTGGGGTATCAAACAATATGtgatctttttgtgactggcttgtttcacctAGCATAACGTTCTGGAGGTTCATCTGTATTGTAGCATACATCAGTACCTCAttcttttatgactgaataatattctattccaTTTGGGGTGTGTCCACATATGGGCCACTggaaataatactgctatgaacattcattaCAAACTCTTACATGGACatagattttcatttctctatataGCTAGGATtgtaattgctgggtcacatggtaactctatgtttaactttttgagcagcagccaaacagttttccacagtagctgtactattttacattcctccCAGCAATGTCCtcatttttccacattcttgccaacacttgttattatctatcttttttattatacttatcctagtgggtatgaagtatATCTCATTGTAGTAATTCACACTTTTTTGATGTCTGTATGATCATATTActgaactttaaaaagtttattttgtgtgtgtgcgtgtaaaGTTCCAGTGAGGCTGTGGTGATGATGGGGTCAGTGGGTGAAATCAGCTTCCTGTGACAAACATTTTGTAGCTTTAAGTGACCAGTTTTCTACAACAAGCAGTTTGTTCTCAGTTACAAATCAGTCCTTGGAACTACTGAACTATGTATATGTTGTAGGAATtgggaacattttttaaagagatcaAAGAATCAGCATGTGCCTGAATGTCTTAATATACCTAGAAAAGTATTTTGATCTAGTTTattaatattgttcttttttttctaattattccaGAGGCAGCAGTTGGGGACAGCTGTAGAATTGGAAATGGCCAAGATGCTTGAGGAAAATACAAATATCCTTAAATTTGGATATCAGTTTACACAGCAGGGACCACGAACCAGGGCAGCTAATGCTATAACAAAAAACAATGACTTAGGTAAGACATAGACAGTATCGATCGAGTTTCTGGGTTCTATCATAAGCTAATGTATTGAGGAAACTTCTTTCCCTCTTAAGAATAAATTCTAACAAAGAAGTTATTTGGCCTTTGTTTCTAAAATCTACATGGTCCTTTTTATACCGATTGAATTCTAGTTCAATTAAAGAGAGGGTGTTGTGATGATTGGGTCAATGGGTAAAGTCAGCTTCCTGTGACAAGCATATTTCGTAGTTGTAAGTAACCAGTTTTCTACAACAAACAATTTGTTCTCAGTTACAAATCAGTCCTTGGAACTATTGAAACAAAGATTTCAACATTAAAGGAAAGTTTTTTGCCCTTTTAATCAAATAGACCCGGTAGAAATTCAGTTTTATATGATAGAATAtggaatatagaaatatataaaatagagaataattaTATTTCTCACCCAggttttttgtcgttgttgttgtgagacggagcctcactctgttgccaggctggagtgcagtggtgccatctcggctcactgcaacctccgcctctggggttcaagtggttctcctccctcagcctcccaagtagctgagactacaggtgtgcaccaccatgcccagctaatttttgggtgttttttttttgttttttgtttttttttttggtttttttttgagacagaatcttgctcagttgctcaggctggagtgcagtggcatgatctcggctcactgcaagctccacctcccgggttcacgccattctcctgccttagcctcccaagtagctgggactacaggcgcctgccaccacgcccagctcatttttttttgtatttttggtagagacggggttaatcatgttaaccaggatggtctcgatctcctgaccttgtgattcacccacctcggcctcccaaagtgctggaattacaggcgtgagccactatgcccagccagtttttgtatttttagtagagatggggtttcactgtgttggccaggatggtctcgatctcttgacctcaccatccgcccaccttggcctcccaaagtgctaggattacaggcgtgagccaccgcacctgggccCTCACCCAGGTTTTACAGTCTGGTATGTAGGTGTTTGCTCATCTTTCTAACAGGACTGTTGTGGAACTCTCTTCTCACTGCATACATCTAGGTCAGTAATCTCTCATTCTCCTGTGGTTCCTATTTAATTGCTTGAGGCTTGTGGCTTCTGTTTGAAATAGACTTTCCAGCCAAGGCTGAATTAAAGAATATggtgcttagaattttatttctacatgttTCCAAAAGTTGATTCTTTTAAACTAGGATGTTTGCCattgaagtatttttaaagatgccttttagaaaagaagtaaaacaagaCTTCTCAAAAGGAGTGACATTTCAAAGTGTTGCCATTCTCTTAAGCTTCAGCCATATTTGAGTTTGCATTCTGTAAAAGTTTCTGgagcaggaaaaaaatagcacttcatttctttattccagATCACTGTGGAAAATATTAGCTCAAACTCTTTCTGTCCTTTGTATCACTATGGTTTCCCAGAGGAGATGTTAGCTGCTtgcttttgaaaatagaaaattggtGTGTTTTGGTGTATTGTTGATTCCAAATGTAGTTTGCAAAGTCATGCTAATTGTTTTAGTATTGGTTCACTAGTTAgcttctattttttccttcaggCATTTAATTTTGCTTCTTAGAGCAATGTTTTAAGAGAACTTCATAAAGTTCTAGCTGGACTTCATAAATAATTGGAGAGgtttaaaaacacatacattaTTGGCttaaaatgactttcttcaccCCAAAAAGTTGGTTGACCAGGGCCTCACGACCATCACATAACCCTACTTTGATGGATAGTGAAGCCAAGTGCTCTGTTGAATGTTTACTATGTTCTCATTAGTGCACTACACAGCCACGAGGTACTGATACTGTTGTTCTCCTGTTATGCAGGATAAGttgaggctcaaagaagttaacTGACTTGCCAAAAAACACACTACAGAAAAGTGACAGAGCGAATTTCCTTAGAGGTTCTGATTTAGTCTGTGATGGGATTTGGGTTGAAGTCATTTCACACTCAGAAACCCTGGCTTGTTTCTCCAGTGTTGAGTGGATATTTGAGTTTCTGAGTTCATCATTGTTACACATCTTAAGCAGGTGTGCCCCATATGTCTTCTACTTAACGCAGCATTtgtcctattttttaaattgccttttaCTCAGAAAATTAATTATATGTAATAGTCTTAT
Encoded proteins:
- the LOC101001645 gene encoding tropomodulin-3, with the protein product MALPFRKDLEKYKDLDEDELLGNLSETELKQLETVLDDLDPENALLPAGFRQKNQTSKSATGPFDREHLLSYLEKEALEHKDREDYVPYTGEKKGKIFIPKQKPVQTFTEEKVSLDPELEEALTSASDTELCDLAAILGMHNLITNTQFCNMMGSSNGVDQEHFSDVVKGEKILPVFDEPPNPTNVEESLKRIKENDAYLVEVNLNNIKNIPIPTLKDFAKALETNTHVKCFSLAATRSNDPVATAFAEMLKVNKTLKSLNVESNFITGVGILALIDALRDNETLAELKIDNQRQQLGTAVELEMAKMLEENTNILKFGYQFTQQGPRTRAANAITKNNDLVRKRRVEGDHP